The Spartinivicinus poritis genome window below encodes:
- a CDS encoding baseplate J/gp47 family protein yields the protein MTINHDNQYVETSTSRPGTLQTQRNLQPLLPSYFSVEERTTEDWLIYLKQFSEWLRFYSVADNSHTDWQLFLPSQADIAKLVAWVEGDTSVSDEIKAIAARPHMALLLAFIELQKHPRLLFDRFTERHLHYYYRDLLGLTEKSPKPDHCHLVLGLESTAESVVLPVNTAFDAGSDTNDNPRHYVVTTATGINHAVLQSLRSLSLEQAINDKNHVRFVHTTLVDGTQGISLPETSALTFGEPSVSDPQRQTHGEIALQVASPLLLLSEGERVIRLSFDKRFTSTLEKKISFEHFHDYFDFALTTSDGWVWLMDQPRQSHGYTGDDRIVISEEATEGVQSTFLIGTEYSGDAVVVEIKLTALFPAIQVPESQSLGSPELPQLKLALKETDSHFVKHYQTFKMGLLNTVSLHVSVKGLTLPLIRNDEGPLDPGGPMELFGSQPAPQAETQLTHTELSLKALDWLSVNLDWNNKPNDLFEYYKPYRDYLIATQDGDFSQWPNHQVAVGSAYHYEADQLLFESTSISAKDASTLYPENFSWPDYAELPLDNSEPREWPVWYGFRLGHDDFGHSLYASVTTWHANQYAQQQLQYQIDLEDYEDAKAAYPQALAAYTESMQHYQQALSEYQVQKSQYDQPWTAHWASLWFYLISDPTTSDSEVGLYDAYHQRIVRNNTTTTAAFNIYIWDNNLRLWTEQRAFNLSNGGNQQMADFLNSLVYGQSVVITSGNAIGTVAERSLPALVEAIENCGGSQSWFTNSNLSTCVFVGQARSGAGQGAQHNHDKKTFSLFSVTSNGSLAFEKDYAAKSEFSDKTKPLAAPYDRYDPPSKPIAPTEPQQPTAPASIDEPVIVPEPWTPTINSIQVDYEAKADFSVNQLSPTSRHQLYHLNPLGLQNLSDVDKKTFVSVFDNTGYLYLGFSQAPLGGTLETLFQIAPIDSADEDDTDSELTWSYMATEGVTQQWVRFGVDNQTKDTERALILSDETNTLLDSGIISFGLLAEMTRTGAYLGDNQLWLRAAVKRPNGTLSTLAWSELDGVYSQAVKVTYNDEISPPLHLPDALPANTIAALVEDSVEPAIRAAIGSVTQPFPSFEGRPAESPDAFAMRVSERLRHKGRALNLWDYERLVLEQFPEIFLANCQRVEGQGFHVRLLVVPKTADPELLKPTVPPYLRLKIQDYLQTLMSPVVQLDVRAPRFHEVQFDIALTFEPQYDPGVVVKTLNDELTAMLSPWVGGGESSNLKGSIYLSDVVTFVEQRDYVNLVMQVGAYLIKGDGEKPVKVEGSEIKPEAPDIVLVPAKKHILRALPEGKAIFEGISIMEIEYDFEVAPN from the coding sequence ATGACTATAAATCACGATAACCAATATGTTGAGACGTCGACAAGTCGGCCTGGTACGCTCCAAACTCAACGTAATTTACAACCCCTATTACCGAGCTACTTTTCGGTAGAAGAACGCACAACAGAAGACTGGTTGATTTACTTGAAACAATTTTCTGAGTGGCTCCGATTTTATTCAGTGGCGGATAACTCGCATACTGACTGGCAGTTATTTTTGCCAAGCCAAGCCGATATTGCCAAGCTAGTTGCGTGGGTAGAAGGAGACACGTCAGTATCTGATGAAATTAAAGCGATAGCGGCACGTCCACATATGGCACTGTTATTAGCTTTTATTGAATTACAAAAACATCCAAGGCTTTTATTTGATCGGTTTACCGAACGACACTTACACTACTATTATCGGGATTTATTAGGCCTAACTGAAAAATCACCCAAGCCTGATCACTGTCACTTAGTCCTGGGCTTAGAATCTACGGCAGAATCTGTCGTATTGCCTGTTAATACGGCTTTTGACGCAGGGTCAGATACGAATGATAACCCGCGTCACTATGTGGTCACCACTGCTACAGGAATTAATCATGCTGTCTTACAAAGCTTACGATCCCTAAGTTTAGAGCAAGCAATAAATGATAAAAATCATGTGCGTTTTGTTCATACCACGCTGGTTGATGGTACTCAAGGTATCAGTTTGCCTGAAACGAGTGCATTAACGTTTGGTGAGCCCAGTGTTTCTGATCCTCAGCGACAGACCCATGGTGAAATTGCGTTACAAGTGGCTTCTCCACTGCTGTTGTTGAGTGAAGGGGAAAGAGTTATTCGTTTGTCATTTGATAAGCGTTTTACATCCACTTTAGAAAAAAAAATCAGCTTTGAGCATTTTCATGATTATTTTGACTTTGCCTTAACAACCAGTGATGGATGGGTTTGGTTAATGGACCAACCAAGGCAGTCACATGGCTATACGGGTGATGATCGGATAGTCATCAGTGAAGAAGCAACAGAAGGTGTACAGTCCACTTTTTTAATTGGAACAGAATATTCAGGTGATGCAGTCGTCGTTGAAATTAAATTGACAGCATTATTTCCTGCTATACAAGTACCTGAAAGCCAATCCCTAGGTTCACCAGAGCTGCCACAACTAAAATTAGCATTAAAAGAAACTGACAGTCATTTCGTCAAGCACTACCAGACTTTTAAAATGGGCTTATTAAATACAGTATCGCTGCATGTTAGTGTAAAGGGATTAACCTTACCCCTTATTCGCAATGATGAAGGTCCTCTCGATCCCGGTGGGCCAATGGAGTTGTTTGGTAGTCAACCCGCACCACAGGCAGAAACCCAGTTAACACACACAGAACTTAGCCTTAAAGCATTAGATTGGTTGTCGGTTAACCTGGATTGGAATAATAAACCCAACGATTTGTTTGAGTACTACAAGCCTTATCGTGATTATTTAATTGCTACTCAGGATGGTGATTTCAGCCAATGGCCTAATCATCAAGTGGCAGTTGGTTCAGCGTATCACTATGAAGCCGATCAGTTGTTATTTGAGTCCACTTCAATCAGTGCGAAGGATGCATCAACCCTTTATCCAGAAAACTTTTCTTGGCCAGATTATGCAGAACTACCACTGGATAATAGTGAGCCCAGAGAATGGCCCGTATGGTATGGATTCAGGTTGGGTCATGATGATTTTGGTCACAGCTTGTATGCATCAGTGACTACTTGGCATGCCAATCAATATGCGCAGCAACAGCTTCAGTATCAGATTGACCTGGAAGATTATGAAGATGCTAAAGCTGCTTATCCGCAGGCATTAGCGGCTTATACCGAAAGTATGCAGCATTATCAACAGGCATTGAGTGAGTATCAGGTTCAAAAAAGCCAATATGATCAGCCTTGGACAGCGCACTGGGCGTCTTTGTGGTTTTACCTGATATCAGATCCAACCACTTCTGACTCGGAGGTGGGGCTATATGATGCTTATCATCAGCGAATTGTTCGAAATAATACGACGACAACGGCCGCTTTTAATATTTATATCTGGGATAACAACTTAAGACTGTGGACCGAGCAGCGTGCATTTAACTTAAGTAATGGCGGTAACCAGCAAATGGCTGACTTCCTGAATAGTTTGGTATATGGCCAATCTGTCGTGATAACGTCAGGGAATGCCATTGGCACAGTCGCTGAGCGAAGTTTACCTGCCCTGGTTGAAGCCATTGAAAACTGTGGTGGTAGCCAGTCCTGGTTCACTAACTCAAACTTGAGTACTTGTGTTTTTGTCGGGCAAGCGCGATCAGGTGCTGGGCAGGGGGCACAGCATAATCATGATAAGAAAACATTTTCTCTGTTTTCAGTGACATCCAATGGCAGCTTAGCGTTTGAAAAAGACTATGCTGCTAAATCTGAGTTTAGCGATAAGACCAAACCACTGGCAGCACCTTACGATCGTTACGATCCACCCAGTAAGCCAATAGCACCGACAGAACCACAGCAGCCCACAGCGCCTGCATCGATTGATGAGCCCGTCATTGTCCCAGAGCCTTGGACGCCAACCATTAACAGCATACAGGTTGATTATGAGGCTAAAGCAGATTTTTCGGTTAACCAGTTGAGTCCAACTAGTCGACATCAGCTGTATCATTTGAATCCTCTAGGACTTCAGAACCTAAGTGACGTCGATAAAAAAACCTTTGTTTCAGTATTTGATAATACTGGTTATCTCTATCTTGGTTTCTCACAAGCCCCGTTAGGCGGGACACTTGAAACCTTATTTCAAATAGCCCCCATTGATAGCGCTGATGAAGATGACACGGACAGTGAATTAACCTGGAGCTATATGGCAACAGAGGGAGTGACTCAGCAATGGGTCCGCTTTGGTGTCGATAATCAAACCAAAGATACTGAACGGGCATTAATTTTGTCTGATGAAACTAACACCTTGTTGGACTCAGGCATCATATCGTTTGGGCTATTAGCAGAGATGACAAGGACAGGGGCTTATTTAGGTGATAACCAGCTTTGGCTGCGAGCCGCTGTTAAACGGCCTAATGGTACACTGAGCACACTAGCCTGGTCTGAGCTTGATGGTGTGTATAGTCAAGCAGTCAAAGTCACCTATAACGATGAAATATCTCCTCCTTTGCATTTACCTGATGCCTTGCCTGCAAACACCATAGCAGCATTAGTGGAAGACAGTGTTGAGCCAGCGATTCGTGCTGCGATAGGCTCTGTCACTCAGCCATTTCCTTCATTTGAGGGGCGCCCAGCAGAGTCTCCAGATGCCTTTGCTATGAGGGTCAGTGAGCGACTTCGACACAAAGGTAGGGCGTTAAATTTATGGGATTATGAGCGCTTGGTATTAGAACAATTCCCAGAGATTTTTTTAGCAAACTGTCAGAGGGTGGAAGGGCAAGGCTTTCACGTTCGATTACTGGTGGTCCCTAAAACGGCTGACCCTGAATTATTAAAGCCAACGGTTCCTCCCTATTTACGGCTAAAAATTCAAGATTATCTTCAAACCCTCATGTCACCAGTTGTGCAACTAGACGTGAGAGCCCCCAGGTTTCATGAAGTGCAATTTGATATCGCTCTGACTTTTGAGCCTCAGTATGACCCAGGGGTAGTGGTTAAAACCTTAAATGACGAGCTAACCGCCATGCTAAGCCCCTGGGTAGGTGGTGGTGAGAGTAGCAACTTGAAAGGCTCTATCTATCTCTCTGATGTCGTTACCTTTGTTGAGCAACGAGACTATGTCAATTTAGTTATGCAGGTAGGGGCTTACCTGATCAAAGGGGATGGAGAGAAGCCAGTCAAAGTTGAGGGTAGCGAAATCAAACCAGAGGCGCCTGATATTGTGCTGGTGCCAGCTAAAAAACATATCTTGCGTGCACTGCCTGAAGGAAAAGCGATTTTTGAGGGCATTAGTATCATGGAAATTGAATATGACTTTGAAGTAGCACCTAATTAG
- a CDS encoding GPW/gp25 family protein produces MSDSQLIGRGWSFPPDFFNPMQGPEMVTDEDEIRQALRVIIDTHFGERAMRPDFGSPVADFMFGSLDAGAIAILAEKLSDVLLRFEPRIELESVEVDDSKGMEGLLTIQVSYVIRQTNVRDNLVYPFYLQEASSA; encoded by the coding sequence ATGAGTGACTCTCAATTAATTGGTAGGGGTTGGTCTTTTCCGCCCGATTTCTTTAATCCTATGCAAGGCCCGGAAATGGTGACGGATGAGGATGAAATACGACAGGCGTTACGGGTGATTATCGATACACATTTTGGTGAGCGAGCCATGCGACCTGATTTTGGTAGCCCAGTGGCTGATTTTATGTTTGGTTCATTAGATGCTGGTGCCATTGCAATTTTAGCTGAAAAACTCTCTGATGTGTTATTACGATTTGAGCCTCGTATTGAATTGGAGTCAGTTGAGGTGGATGACAGTAAAGGTATGGAAGGCCTACTCACTATCCAAGTGAGTTATGTTATTCGTCAAACGAATGTGCGTGATAATTTGGTATATCCCTTTTATTTACAAGAAGCCTCTAGTGCTTAG